Proteins co-encoded in one Accipiter gentilis chromosome 5, bAccGen1.1, whole genome shotgun sequence genomic window:
- the LOC126038572 gene encoding keratin, type I cytoskeletal 13-like isoform X1 — MSCGSKTSKSCLRGSSGGSASSGGGGGGSKYSSASSRRITSTTSGGGRISGSSCGGGSSRSSYGGGASGGSYGKIRRSSYGGGMSGGSCGGGKSGGYYGGGMSGGGYGGGIGCGSMGVGFGSHGSGFGGGYGGSFGGGSGFSGSSFGSSGFHGGNVGILSNDEKLTMQSLNERLASYLATVRNLEMENAQLEQLIREWYQKQGPTGTKDYSHYYGKIEDLQNQLVTAAVETNRVLLDLDNTRMTAEDFRIKYETEYGLRQNVEADINSLRPLLDNLTLSRSDLEMQFESLKEEMIDLKKNHEEEMKSLQTQSSGDVNVEVNAAPGEDLLKKLNDMRQEYENIIQKNREEVERWYESKMEEVSQQVQSSGREVESSNQQISELRREYQSLEIELQSQISMVQSLQSNLEDTERRYNMQLQQIQGMIGPLEEELASIRCEMESQNEEYKMLLGIKTRLEQEIAQYRALLEEGQHDISTSQGGAGGGSAGGGGGHGGTSWSSGRGSRGGGSSGGGSSWSSGGGSSGGRIAGSYGGTSSSRGGGEGSRGTTGGGACGKTSGGGGASGGGGGGKSCLSHSSSSQSQSGNSCESQGGSENMKLCLEGNKTLERGATMEEVSEAIKTMRLGSFRKSED; from the exons ATGAGCTGTGGTTCCAAGACCTCTAAAAGCTGCCTGCGAGGGAGCAGTGGTGGCAGTGCtagcagtggtggtggtggagggggcaGCAAGTATTCCTCTGCCTCCTCAAGAAGAATCACTTCTACGACAAGTGGTGGTGGCAGGATTTCTGGCAGCAGTTGTGGTGGAGGAAGTTCCAGGAGCAGCTATGGTGGGGGAGCTAGCGGTGGTAGTTATGGAAAGATCAGGCGCAGTAGTTATGGAGGAGGAATGAGTGGTGGTAGTTGTGGAGGAGGAAAGAGTGGTGGTTATTATGGAGGGGGAATGAGCGGTGGTGGTTATGGAGGGGGAATCGGCTGTGGCAGCATGGGAGTAGGCTTTGGATCACATGGGAGtgggtttggtggtggttatGGAGGAAGCTTTGGTGGAGGTAGTGGTTTCAGTGGTAGCAGCTTTGGCAGTAGTGGCTTTCATGGAGGGAATGTGGGAATTCTCTCCAATGATGAAAAGCTGACCATGCAGAGCCTTAATGAACGCCTGGCTTCCTACCTGGCTACGGTCAGAAATTTGGAAATGGAAAATGCTCAGCTTGAACAATTAATCAGGGAGTGGTACCAGAAGCAAGGTCCTACTGGTACAAAGGACTACAGCCACTATTATGGAAAAATTGAAGACCTTCAAAATCAG CTTGTGACTGCAGCTGTGGAAACCAACAGGGTACTTTTGGACCTGGATAACACAAGGATGACTGCAGAAGACTTCAGGATAAA GTATGAGACAGAGTATGGTCTCCGgcagaatgtggaggctgacatTAATAGCTTGCGACCCTTGTTGGATAATCTGACTCTGAGCAGGTCTGACCTGGAAATGCAATTTGAGTCTCTAAAGGAGGAGATGATTGACCTCAAGAAGAACCATGAGGAG GAAATGAAATCACTGCAAACACAGTCCAGTGGTGATGTGAATGTGGAGGTGAATGCTGCTCCAGGAGAGGATCTACTGAAAAAACTGAATGATATGAGAcaagaatatgaaaatattattcagaaaaacCGTGAAGAGGTTGAAAGGTGGTATGAAAGCAAG ATGGAGGAAGTGAGTCAACAAGTCCAGTCAAGTGGCCGGGAAGTGGAATCAAGCAACCAACAGATCTCTGAGCTGAGACGTGAATATCAAAGCCTGGAAATTGAGCTGCAGTCACAAATCAGCATG GTACAGTCTTTGCAATCCAACTTGGAAGACACAGAACGTCGCTATAAcatgcagctgcagcagatcCAGGGTATGATTGGCCCCTTGGAGGAGGAGCTGGCCAGCATCCGCTGTGAGATGGAGAGTCAGAATGAAGAGTACAAGATGCTCCTGGGCATCAAGACTCGCCTGGAACAGGAGATTGCTCAGTACCGGGCACTGCTTGAGGAAGGGCAGCATGATATTAG CACCTCACAGGGAGGAGCTGGTGGTGgatctgcaggaggaggaggaggtcatgGAGGAACTAGCTGGTCTTCTGGAAGAGGAAGTAGAGGAGGAGGAAGTAGCGGAGGAGGAAGTAGCTGGTCCTCAGGTGGAGGAAGCAGTGGAGGAAGAATTGCGGGATCCTACGGAGGAACTTCCTCTTCCAgaggtggaggagaaggcagcagaggAACAACAGGAGGTGGAGCCTGTGGTAAAACTTCAGGTGGAGGAGGTGCcagtggtggaggaggagggggaaaatcCTGCCTCTCCCACTCTTCATCTTCCCAGTCCCAGTCTGGCAACTCTTGTGAAAGCCAAG GAGGTTCTGAAAACATGAAGCTCTGCCTGGAAGGGAATAAAACACTGGAGAGAGGAGCAACAATGGAGGAAGTGTCTGAAGCCATAAAAACGATGAGACTGG GGAGTTTTAGAAAGTCTGAGGACTGA
- the LOC126038572 gene encoding keratin, type I cytoskeletal 10-like isoform X2, whose amino-acid sequence MSCGSKTSKSCLRGSSGGSASSGGGGGGSKYSSASSRRITSTTSGGGRISGSSCGGGSSRSSYGGGASGGSYGKIRRSSYGGGMSGGSCGGGKSGGYYGGGMSGGGYGGGIGCGSMGVGFGSHGSGFGGGYGGSFGGGSGFSGSSFGSSGFHGGNVGILSNDEKLTMQSLNERLASYLATVRNLEMENAQLEQLIREWYQKQGPTGTKDYSHYYGKIEDLQNQLVTAAVETNRVLLDLDNTRMTAEDFRIKYETEYGLRQNVEADINSLRPLLDNLTLSRSDLEMQFESLKEEMIDLKKNHEEEMKSLQTQSSGDVNVEVNAAPGEDLLKKLNDMRQEYENIIQKNREEVERWYESKMEEVSQQVQSSGREVESSNQQISELRREYQSLEIELQSQISMVQSLQSNLEDTERRYNMQLQQIQGMIGPLEEELASIRCEMESQNEEYKMLLGIKTRLEQEIAQYRALLEEGQHDISTSQGGAGGGSAGGGGGGGSSGGGSSWSSGGGSSGGRIAGSYGGTSSSRGGGEGSRGTTGGGACGKTSGGGGASGGGGGGKSCLSHSSSSQSQSGNSCESQGGSENMKLCLEGNKTLERGATMEEVSEAIKTMRLGSFRKSED is encoded by the exons ATGAGCTGTGGTTCCAAGACCTCTAAAAGCTGCCTGCGAGGGAGCAGTGGTGGCAGTGCtagcagtggtggtggtggagggggcaGCAAGTATTCCTCTGCCTCCTCAAGAAGAATCACTTCTACGACAAGTGGTGGTGGCAGGATTTCTGGCAGCAGTTGTGGTGGAGGAAGTTCCAGGAGCAGCTATGGTGGGGGAGCTAGCGGTGGTAGTTATGGAAAGATCAGGCGCAGTAGTTATGGAGGAGGAATGAGTGGTGGTAGTTGTGGAGGAGGAAAGAGTGGTGGTTATTATGGAGGGGGAATGAGCGGTGGTGGTTATGGAGGGGGAATCGGCTGTGGCAGCATGGGAGTAGGCTTTGGATCACATGGGAGtgggtttggtggtggttatGGAGGAAGCTTTGGTGGAGGTAGTGGTTTCAGTGGTAGCAGCTTTGGCAGTAGTGGCTTTCATGGAGGGAATGTGGGAATTCTCTCCAATGATGAAAAGCTGACCATGCAGAGCCTTAATGAACGCCTGGCTTCCTACCTGGCTACGGTCAGAAATTTGGAAATGGAAAATGCTCAGCTTGAACAATTAATCAGGGAGTGGTACCAGAAGCAAGGTCCTACTGGTACAAAGGACTACAGCCACTATTATGGAAAAATTGAAGACCTTCAAAATCAG CTTGTGACTGCAGCTGTGGAAACCAACAGGGTACTTTTGGACCTGGATAACACAAGGATGACTGCAGAAGACTTCAGGATAAA GTATGAGACAGAGTATGGTCTCCGgcagaatgtggaggctgacatTAATAGCTTGCGACCCTTGTTGGATAATCTGACTCTGAGCAGGTCTGACCTGGAAATGCAATTTGAGTCTCTAAAGGAGGAGATGATTGACCTCAAGAAGAACCATGAGGAG GAAATGAAATCACTGCAAACACAGTCCAGTGGTGATGTGAATGTGGAGGTGAATGCTGCTCCAGGAGAGGATCTACTGAAAAAACTGAATGATATGAGAcaagaatatgaaaatattattcagaaaaacCGTGAAGAGGTTGAAAGGTGGTATGAAAGCAAG ATGGAGGAAGTGAGTCAACAAGTCCAGTCAAGTGGCCGGGAAGTGGAATCAAGCAACCAACAGATCTCTGAGCTGAGACGTGAATATCAAAGCCTGGAAATTGAGCTGCAGTCACAAATCAGCATG GTACAGTCTTTGCAATCCAACTTGGAAGACACAGAACGTCGCTATAAcatgcagctgcagcagatcCAGGGTATGATTGGCCCCTTGGAGGAGGAGCTGGCCAGCATCCGCTGTGAGATGGAGAGTCAGAATGAAGAGTACAAGATGCTCCTGGGCATCAAGACTCGCCTGGAACAGGAGATTGCTCAGTACCGGGCACTGCTTGAGGAAGGGCAGCATGATATTAG CACCTCACAGGGAGGAGCTGGTGGTGgatctgcaggaggaggaggag GAGGAGGAAGTAGCGGAGGAGGAAGTAGCTGGTCCTCAGGTGGAGGAAGCAGTGGAGGAAGAATTGCGGGATCCTACGGAGGAACTTCCTCTTCCAgaggtggaggagaaggcagcagaggAACAACAGGAGGTGGAGCCTGTGGTAAAACTTCAGGTGGAGGAGGTGCcagtggtggaggaggagggggaaaatcCTGCCTCTCCCACTCTTCATCTTCCCAGTCCCAGTCTGGCAACTCTTGTGAAAGCCAAG GAGGTTCTGAAAACATGAAGCTCTGCCTGGAAGGGAATAAAACACTGGAGAGAGGAGCAACAATGGAGGAAGTGTCTGAAGCCATAAAAACGATGAGACTGG GGAGTTTTAGAAAGTCTGAGGACTGA